A window of the Mesotoga prima MesG1.Ag.4.2 genome harbors these coding sequences:
- a CDS encoding ComF family protein has protein sequence MMKKLISHFFPNHCLVCEKEIDPAQYLCADCLGSIKGPIMTPFELKFVDSAFSYWKYESPLKELIRAYKFEDRPGIASLLSEMLFEMINTFSPAADVIVPVPTSIQAFVKRGFDTNLRILRRLSKTIDIRIDNVLTIAGKSIPQSRLKMEDRFQNVKDKFYLKRSPRSTSVILFDDVVTTGATASQCARVLKEGGVKEITLLAIAGGKK, from the coding sequence ATGATGAAGAAGCTGATCTCTCATTTTTTCCCAAACCACTGTCTAGTGTGTGAAAAGGAGATAGATCCAGCCCAGTATTTGTGTGCAGACTGTCTTGGATCAATCAAGGGGCCAATCATGACTCCATTTGAGCTTAAATTTGTTGATTCGGCCTTTTCGTACTGGAAATATGAAAGCCCATTAAAGGAACTCATACGTGCCTATAAGTTTGAAGACAGACCCGGAATAGCCTCTCTCCTTTCAGAGATGCTCTTCGAAATGATTAATACGTTTTCTCCGGCCGCCGATGTGATAGTTCCTGTTCCCACTTCCATTCAAGCATTTGTCAAGAGAGGCTTCGACACAAATCTCAGAATTCTGAGAAGGCTTTCTAAGACTATTGACATAAGAATAGACAATGTGTTGACAATAGCAGGTAAGTCTATTCCTCAGTCAAGGCTTAAGATGGAAGATAGATTCCAGAATGTAAAGGATAAGTTCTATCTGAAGAGAAGTCCTAGGAGTACGTCAGTAATTCTTTTCGATGATGTCGTTACTACTGGCGCAACTGCAAGCCAGTGTGCTAGAGTTCTTAAGGAAGGCGGCGTTAAGGAAATCACTTTGCTGGCGATTGCCGGGGGGAAAAAATAA
- a CDS encoding glycosyltransferase family 4 protein, giving the protein MNIAMFSDTYSPQVNGVVTMIKMLEENLQKRGHNVYIFTVDHPEAGIQENVYRIPSLKFPWEKQHRIGLPTNFKELIKIVKNLEIDIIHSHTSLIVGYLASYVLTNLHIPGVTTYHTMMEEYVHYIPFMEPILRVYIRAQDRRFCDKHRAVIAPSIKIKKLLLSYGVSSHIEVIPNGVDLTPFKRSFSREEKRAFRKKYKIKEDDKVLIFVGRLGEEKSIDKLIENFARVSEALPDSHLLLVGDGPLKGKLQELARSLRVGEKVHFTGFLRWPDEISLAYKSSDAFMIASHTETFGLVTLEAMASGLPVVAYKDDSIVNMVLDGENGFMCSSKDELSNAAIQMLSDHSLRERMAKRSVEISEDFSAEANVERTVNLYERVVKNEI; this is encoded by the coding sequence ATGAACATAGCGATGTTCAGTGACACATATTCACCTCAGGTCAACGGGGTGGTGACCATGATCAAGATGCTTGAAGAGAATCTTCAGAAGAGAGGCCATAACGTATATATATTTACGGTTGACCACCCCGAAGCAGGCATCCAGGAGAATGTTTATCGTATACCATCTCTTAAATTTCCATGGGAAAAGCAACACCGAATAGGTTTGCCCACAAACTTCAAGGAACTAATAAAGATCGTGAAGAATCTCGAGATAGACATTATTCACTCGCACACGTCACTAATCGTTGGGTATCTGGCGAGTTATGTTCTAACGAATTTGCACATTCCAGGAGTAACGACTTATCACACAATGATGGAAGAGTACGTTCACTACATCCCATTCATGGAACCCATTCTGAGAGTTTACATCAGAGCTCAGGACAGAAGATTTTGTGATAAGCACAGGGCTGTAATTGCTCCTTCGATAAAAATCAAGAAGCTGCTTCTTTCTTATGGAGTTTCTTCACATATAGAGGTAATTCCCAACGGGGTCGATCTTACTCCATTTAAGAGAAGCTTCAGCAGAGAAGAGAAAAGAGCATTCAGGAAGAAGTACAAGATAAAAGAGGACGATAAAGTGCTCATCTTTGTTGGAAGGCTTGGAGAAGAGAAGAGCATAGACAAACTTATAGAGAATTTCGCAAGAGTCTCCGAAGCTTTACCAGACTCCCATTTGCTGCTAGTTGGAGATGGTCCTCTGAAGGGTAAGCTGCAGGAATTAGCCAGAAGTCTGAGGGTCGGTGAGAAGGTCCACTTCACGGGATTCTTGAGATGGCCCGACGAGATATCGTTAGCCTACAAAAGCAGCGATGCATTCATGATCGCTTCTCACACTGAGACTTTCGGCCTTGTTACCCTTGAAGCGATGGCCTCGGGATTGCCGGTCGTGGCATATAAGGACGATAGCATAGTAAATATGGTACTGGATGGAGAAAATGGCTTCATGTGCTCCTCGAAAGATGAGTTATCCAATGCGGCTATTCAAATGCTGAGTGATCATAGCCTAAGAGAAAGAATGGCAAAACGCTCAGTTGAGATCTCGGAGGACTTCTCCGCTGAAGCTAATGTAGAGAGAACAGTGAATCTTTATGAAAGAGTTGTCAAGAACGAGATCTAG
- a CDS encoding lysylphosphatidylglycerol synthase transmembrane domain-containing protein: protein MKKSTRNFMIAISLSLLIILIVLFATDFSKSISYLSAANPGWIFLIFCLTFGTWLFEAITLKLFAAMRNLAIPFLFLFKITVIGTFFNGITPFSSGGQPAQIVFMQRRGISIGESTAMLVSRFLIYQTVITLLGAVAVFKAYPLVSQKISNLAVLSIFGFALNSVVLVGLVLFSLSPKLTDKLIHFVISFLHKIRIVKEKESLIEKAMRELRFFHSSMKELVRRPFVLTSASLSTLAQLICMISIPYFVALSIGTPVNYLEITAVQLILFLVVSLIPTPGASGVSEGGYVLFFKSFFGEGIGAALLIWRFFSYYANIIFGGLLSAHEIGFKSRSRS, encoded by the coding sequence ATGAAAAAATCAACCAGAAACTTTATGATCGCGATTTCTCTCAGTTTGCTGATTATTCTGATAGTTCTTTTTGCGACCGACTTCAGCAAATCGATTTCTTACCTTTCTGCAGCCAATCCCGGATGGATATTTCTGATATTCTGTCTAACGTTCGGTACTTGGTTATTCGAAGCAATCACCCTTAAACTGTTCGCAGCCATGCGGAATCTGGCGATTCCCTTCTTATTTCTTTTTAAGATTACGGTTATTGGAACATTTTTCAATGGTATAACGCCTTTCTCTTCGGGAGGACAGCCGGCGCAGATAGTCTTTATGCAGAGAAGAGGTATCTCGATAGGTGAATCAACTGCGATGCTCGTTTCAAGATTTCTGATTTATCAAACCGTAATCACATTGCTTGGAGCTGTAGCCGTTTTCAAGGCCTACCCGCTTGTTTCACAGAAGATTTCTAATCTCGCCGTGCTCTCTATTTTCGGATTTGCGCTGAACAGTGTAGTTCTGGTAGGACTTGTTCTATTTTCGCTCAGTCCTAAGCTAACTGATAAGCTCATCCACTTTGTGATCAGCTTTCTTCACAAGATCAGAATAGTAAAAGAGAAAGAATCGTTAATAGAGAAGGCAATGAGAGAGCTACGCTTCTTCCATTCTTCAATGAAGGAATTGGTCAGGAGACCCTTTGTCCTTACTAGTGCGTCTTTGAGTACTCTTGCACAGCTGATTTGCATGATATCCATCCCGTATTTTGTTGCCCTTTCAATTGGAACGCCTGTAAACTATCTCGAAATCACGGCCGTTCAGCTGATTTTGTTCCTTGTAGTCTCTCTTATTCCAACACCAGGAGCGAGTGGAGTGTCTGAGGGTGGGTATGTGCTATTTTTTAAGTCTTTTTTTGGCGAAGGAATTGGAGCTGCGCTTCTGATCTGGAGATTCTTCAGCTACTACGCAAACATCATTTTCGGAGGATTACTTTCAGCTCATGAAATAGGATTCAAATCTAGATCTCGTTCTTGA
- a CDS encoding glycosyltransferase, whose translation MRVLLYSEGKKLFSKSGVGIALKHQMSALEKVGVEYTTNEEDRFDVVHINTVGPGAERILKKAKKSNIPVIYHTHTTYEDFRNSFTLSNAIAPWLKKRLIKLYSSADFLISPTEYAKNLIKSYGIDLPIKAVSNGVDNTRFSKNKVLAEKFLLENNIRKPLIVSVGLPFERKGVIDFCEIAEKRTDLVFYWFGAKISSLLPSKIRRLLKNPPDNVKFPGFIPQEMIIGPYSACDVFLFPSYEETEGIVVLEALATEAPIVLRDIPVYSDWMKHEENCLKAKNNKEFMENIDRLLHNESLRKKLSACGKGTALEKDLSIIGQELKKIYLEVLDRKK comes from the coding sequence ATGAGAGTCCTTTTGTATTCCGAAGGAAAGAAGCTCTTCAGTAAGTCAGGCGTGGGAATCGCATTGAAGCACCAAATGTCGGCTCTTGAGAAAGTCGGTGTGGAGTATACAACAAATGAGGAAGACCGTTTTGATGTTGTCCACATAAACACGGTGGGGCCCGGAGCGGAGAGGATTCTTAAGAAAGCGAAGAAGTCCAACATTCCCGTTATCTATCATACACACACAACCTATGAGGACTTTAGAAACTCGTTCACTCTGTCAAACGCGATCGCACCCTGGCTGAAAAAAAGATTGATAAAGCTCTATTCATCAGCAGATTTTCTTATTTCACCTACGGAGTATGCCAAAAATCTCATCAAGAGTTATGGAATCGATCTCCCAATCAAAGCCGTTTCAAATGGCGTCGACAATACAAGATTTTCAAAAAACAAAGTACTGGCCGAGAAATTCCTTTTGGAAAACAACATTCGAAAGCCCCTGATTGTCTCAGTTGGACTCCCTTTCGAAAGGAAAGGAGTAATAGATTTCTGCGAAATAGCTGAGAAGAGGACTGATTTAGTTTTTTACTGGTTCGGAGCAAAAATCAGCAGTCTTCTGCCTTCCAAAATTCGAAGGCTTTTGAAAAATCCTCCAGACAATGTGAAATTTCCCGGGTTCATTCCGCAAGAGATGATTATCGGCCCTTATTCGGCTTGTGATGTCTTTCTTTTCCCGAGCTATGAAGAGACTGAAGGCATTGTTGTCCTGGAAGCCCTGGCTACAGAAGCCCCGATCGTTTTGAGAGATATACCTGTATACAGTGATTGGATGAAACATGAAGAGAACTGTCTGAAGGCAAAAAACAACAAGGAGTTCATGGAGAACATAGATAGATTACTTCACAATGAAAGTCTGAGAAAGAAACTATCGGCATGTGGAAAGGGAACTGCGCTGGAAAAGGATCTGTCGATTATTGGTCAGGAACTTAAGAAAATCTACCTAGAGGTACTTGACAGGAAAAAATGA
- a CDS encoding nucleoside-triphosphatase has product MKFFITGERNVGKSYLVERIKPVVKYRGFETRFDNDLENLYMNFYEGDSLLIGTRERGRLRIVEEGFLFATKLLGSLDIPNDNLLIMDEIGFLEEDSPEFQQAVVSSLRRAKHCLCVLRKGNFSFIDHLKRSMGIGSIELTEANREDVFGRVVREIEKERANLPSPGGDEGI; this is encoded by the coding sequence ATGAAATTCTTCATTACCGGAGAAAGGAATGTCGGAAAGAGTTATCTTGTGGAAAGAATAAAACCGGTCGTTAAGTATAGAGGCTTCGAAACACGTTTTGATAATGATCTGGAAAATTTATACATGAATTTCTACGAAGGGGACTCACTTCTTATAGGAACAAGGGAAAGAGGACGACTAAGAATTGTAGAAGAAGGGTTTTTATTTGCCACAAAGCTTCTGGGCTCGCTTGACATACCCAACGACAATCTCTTGATAATGGACGAAATTGGCTTTCTTGAAGAAGATTCTCCGGAGTTTCAGCAAGCGGTTGTCTCTTCTTTAAGACGTGCAAAGCATTGTCTATGCGTTCTAAGAAAGGGTAACTTCTCATTTATTGACCACTTGAAGCGATCGATGGGAATCGGTAGCATTGAGCTTACTGAGGCGAACCGTGAGGACGTCTTCGGTAGGGTTGTAAGAGAGATAGAAAAAGAGAGGGCAAATCTACCCTCTCCTGGAGGCGACGAAGGGATTTGA
- a CDS encoding peroxiredoxin: MAKKVAILLVVSLISSAMLFSGTLSGYLTERMGWTYIASGSDVEMSIYPPEGVSAIADERIFYGQITIGDSTVNIAIMNVEPPILWIDSDYDGCFLNNIPIKGQYRGTVINESRAYKFSQQLRVEYLSNGNSSYMTQDLEIHAILPKKEGVEVDYLLMSRREGLLEVDGELIEIALFPTAPDGLADKIDEVFIGIDLDRDGTIDMVHKNHELFEATSVIRINDKNYRVSEISRDGRKVTFEQVDEDAQNRPLLKKGSIAPLFEARDVFGETFSMSDYLGNPIIVVVTSKTPLEVFNGGFPCATGDCEDTGREEKRLRSLLNELVTWNEYSAKPEIELLWLYSGDEITSADSLEEYSWLHLIADKSAVELYSTPLSNGMFLISKDGRIEYLDDYVLQAGDGPIPTYPVFRIPTFGLTSYIWFRELVFDK, encoded by the coding sequence ATGGCTAAAAAGGTAGCGATATTGCTTGTCGTTTCGTTGATTTCGTCGGCGATGCTTTTTTCCGGTACTCTGTCCGGTTATCTTACGGAACGGATGGGCTGGACATACATCGCGAGCGGAAGCGATGTCGAAATGAGTATTTATCCACCGGAAGGAGTCAGCGCAATCGCAGATGAGCGTATTTTCTACGGACAAATCACAATCGGGGATTCAACTGTCAACATAGCGATCATGAACGTCGAGCCTCCGATCCTCTGGATCGACAGCGATTACGACGGCTGTTTCCTAAACAACATTCCGATAAAGGGACAATATAGAGGGACCGTTATCAATGAAAGCCGTGCCTATAAATTCAGTCAACAGTTAAGGGTCGAATATCTTTCCAACGGGAATTCATCTTACATGACCCAGGATCTTGAAATTCACGCGATCCTTCCAAAAAAGGAAGGCGTCGAAGTCGACTACTTGCTCATGAGTAGAAGAGAAGGTTTGCTGGAAGTCGACGGAGAGCTTATCGAAATCGCCCTGTTTCCTACCGCGCCCGATGGCCTGGCCGATAAGATAGACGAAGTCTTCATCGGAATAGATCTGGACAGAGATGGAACTATAGACATGGTTCATAAGAATCACGAGCTTTTCGAAGCGACCAGCGTCATAAGAATCAACGACAAGAACTACAGAGTAAGCGAGATCAGCAGGGATGGCAGAAAAGTCACATTCGAGCAGGTCGATGAAGATGCCCAGAACAGGCCTCTGTTGAAAAAGGGTTCGATCGCACCTCTGTTCGAAGCCAGAGACGTATTTGGAGAGACCTTCTCTATGAGCGATTATCTCGGAAATCCCATCATCGTAGTCGTGACTTCAAAGACACCGCTTGAAGTTTTCAACGGCGGATTTCCATGCGCTACAGGTGATTGCGAAGATACTGGCAGAGAAGAGAAGAGGCTGAGAAGCCTTTTAAACGAGCTTGTCACATGGAACGAGTATTCCGCAAAACCAGAAATTGAGCTCTTATGGCTTTACTCCGGCGACGAAATCACTTCTGCAGACTCTCTTGAAGAATACTCCTGGTTACACCTGATTGCCGACAAATCGGCAGTGGAGCTTTACAGCACACCGTTGTCGAACGGCATGTTCCTGATCTCTAAGGACGGTAGGATCGAGTATCTTGACGATTATGTCCTTCAGGCGGGAGACGGTCCGATTCCCACATATCCAGTTTTCAGAATTCCCACTTTCGGGCTTACCAGTTATATTTGGTTCAGGGAACTCGTTTTTGACAAATGA
- the ruvC gene encoding crossover junction endodeoxyribonuclease RuvC, with protein MPACVRVLGIDPGFGAVGYGVVEMRSSRIDLVSYGAIRTEPQEPIPDRLLKIHDRLEELLLEFRPDESAVEELFFFRNVTTAIQVSEARGVILLAMRRHEVPIFEYTPHQVKLAVTGYGRAEKGQVQRTLKTFFRMEVNPRPDDAADALAVAWCHLTSRKFPGGVRKA; from the coding sequence TTGCCTGCCTGTGTTAGGGTTCTAGGTATCGATCCAGGTTTTGGAGCGGTTGGATATGGTGTAGTCGAGATGAGATCGTCGCGGATCGATCTCGTTTCATACGGAGCGATCAGAACTGAGCCGCAAGAACCTATACCTGACAGACTTCTAAAGATTCATGATCGGCTTGAAGAACTTCTACTCGAGTTTCGCCCCGATGAATCTGCCGTCGAAGAACTTTTCTTCTTCAGAAATGTCACGACGGCGATTCAGGTGAGCGAGGCGAGGGGGGTTATACTTCTTGCAATGAGGAGACACGAAGTACCGATATTTGAATATACACCCCATCAAGTAAAACTTGCCGTTACTGGCTACGGAAGAGCCGAAAAGGGGCAGGTTCAGAGGACTTTGAAAACTTTCTTCCGAATGGAAGTTAACCCCAGACCCGATGATGCGGCCGATGCGCTAGCAGTAGCCTGGTGTCACTTGACTTCAAGGAAATTCCCCGGAGGTGTTCGAAAGGCATGA
- a CDS encoding PolC-type DNA polymerase III, with translation MKLFLRNVGLPLSRLLSKALSIDSSFECEGIEISDISVDCKSKEIELAFQCEVSNEIKEFLESVFCEKASRLLESSVTLSFKTLTSEGEIPDEDAMEVTESQFREILQLTNGASSYLRSSEMEFKDNKITISVHDQFSFQRISSKKHDLRKAIDKVCKRSIPFEITLDISEDQDSPVEEVSFDREDNGETEHLEERSDSVLMGRSIRAVSVKMSEVLGNETNLVVSGRIFGLEYRNGKLSILTFNVTDYTDSLTVKLIGENARSLSEKLREGDEVTIRGKMETDSWMKEEILIPRDIVRTKLPKRMDNAMEKRVELHLHTKMSSLDSVVDVNDLVNTLKDWGHDAAAVTDHGVVQSIPEFYFAAKKKGIKPIFGMEGYMIKDSEQISMNLEKEDSPLESATFIVFDLETTGLNPKEDEIIEIGAIKMKGNEILETFSSFVKPQKELSSLITSLTGITEDMLSGAGTIKQVLPEFTKFAEGGILVAHNASFDYGFIRNSVKKYFGGDWEMPCIDTLALAKSLYRAKSYSLDNVVKRLKLGHFDHHRAYEDAKVTAEVLKKFLQQAKKRGVEKVNELEKLRKNQNLDSLKPVHISILSKNRKGLENLYKLVTASHTKYFYMKPRIPKSLLTDFREGLLIGSACISGELSKAYIGGASVDELEEIAKFYDYIEVMPLDNIDTSEGETSMSKETLIKMYREFYKVGKKLNIPVVMTGDVHFVNPHDDIYRAAINAAQDYDNFQNQPSLYLHTTEEMIGKALEIFEDEGIAKEIVVDNSRLIASQIENVVPIEGKLHPPVIEGADEEVRKMAIENAERLYGKPLPDIVEKRLNRELEAIIGHGYAVLYLIAQKMVKKSNEDGYVVGSRGSVGSSLVANVIGITEVNPLPPHYLCPECGKSVFPETDLESGYDLPAMKCPGCGNEMLKNGQSIPFETFLGFEGDKVPDIDLNFSGEYQEKAHSFIEELFGRDHVFRAGTISTVAERTAFGFVRAYSEKSGKTLRRAEQERIARGIVGVKRTTGQHPGGLMIVPKDMDVHNFTPVQHPANDTKSSILTTHFAYEVIHDDLVKIDALGHDDPTFIKMLKDITGVDPEKIPMDDEETLGIFSSLKPLGLRFHELGTDVGTLGIPEFGTTFVRSMLSDTRPSTFGELVRISGLSHGTDVWLNNAKDIITSGHASLSQVIACRDDIMNYLIGKGMEPKEAFKIMEKVRKGKGLSKEDEIEVRSCGAPEWFMNSCKKIKYLFPRAHAAAYVSMGYRVAYFKVHFPLAFYSTYFSIKGGEFDIDICTSDINSIKKEIVRLRSDQDRNVKDRAKETLLEVVMEMKLRGFSFLNVDLMESHPTRFLIEGNSLRIPLNRLQNMGDKAARSVEVEREKRPFSSVEDLIRRTALNKTSVEMLRKYGALKNLAEKEQIRLF, from the coding sequence ATGAAACTATTCTTGAGAAATGTGGGACTCCCTTTATCGAGGCTTCTTTCGAAGGCTTTGAGCATCGACTCATCTTTCGAGTGTGAAGGAATAGAGATTTCCGATATATCTGTGGACTGTAAATCTAAAGAGATCGAGTTAGCTTTCCAATGTGAGGTTAGCAACGAGATAAAGGAGTTTCTTGAATCTGTCTTTTGTGAGAAGGCTTCTCGACTTCTAGAGTCTTCCGTGACTCTTTCGTTTAAGACTTTAACCAGCGAGGGTGAAATACCTGACGAAGACGCAATGGAAGTTACCGAGTCTCAGTTTAGAGAGATACTCCAGCTTACGAATGGTGCATCTTCTTATCTTAGATCCTCGGAAATGGAGTTCAAAGACAACAAAATAACTATCTCAGTTCACGACCAGTTCTCATTTCAACGAATCAGTTCTAAGAAGCATGACTTACGAAAGGCAATAGATAAGGTCTGCAAGAGAAGTATTCCTTTTGAGATAACACTGGACATTTCAGAGGATCAGGACTCACCAGTTGAGGAAGTCTCTTTCGATAGAGAAGATAATGGAGAAACGGAGCATTTGGAAGAAAGATCGGATTCAGTCTTGATGGGTAGATCGATCAGGGCAGTCTCTGTGAAGATGAGTGAAGTTCTTGGCAATGAAACCAATCTTGTTGTCAGCGGGAGGATCTTTGGACTCGAGTACAGGAATGGAAAGCTTTCGATTCTAACGTTCAACGTGACTGACTATACGGATTCCCTCACAGTCAAACTTATCGGTGAGAATGCGCGCTCTCTTTCCGAAAAGTTACGCGAAGGCGATGAAGTAACGATCAGGGGGAAGATGGAAACTGATAGCTGGATGAAAGAAGAGATTCTGATCCCGAGGGATATCGTTAGAACTAAACTGCCGAAACGCATGGACAATGCGATGGAAAAGCGCGTCGAGCTGCACCTTCACACCAAAATGAGTTCTCTGGATTCTGTAGTAGATGTAAACGATTTGGTAAACACTCTTAAAGATTGGGGCCACGATGCCGCTGCAGTGACTGATCACGGCGTTGTTCAGTCTATACCGGAGTTCTACTTTGCGGCAAAAAAGAAAGGAATAAAACCTATCTTTGGTATGGAAGGTTACATGATAAAGGACTCGGAACAGATATCAATGAATCTGGAAAAAGAGGACTCGCCTCTGGAAAGTGCGACCTTCATTGTTTTTGATCTTGAAACTACAGGTCTTAATCCTAAGGAAGACGAGATAATTGAAATCGGTGCAATAAAGATGAAAGGCAACGAAATTCTCGAGACATTTTCTTCTTTTGTGAAACCTCAGAAAGAACTCTCGTCTCTAATAACAAGCCTGACTGGGATAACTGAAGATATGCTTTCAGGCGCAGGAACAATCAAGCAAGTTCTTCCTGAATTCACGAAATTTGCTGAAGGAGGCATTCTAGTTGCACATAATGCCTCTTTTGATTATGGTTTTATCCGCAACTCAGTAAAGAAATACTTCGGAGGCGACTGGGAAATGCCGTGCATCGACACCCTTGCCCTTGCAAAGAGCCTTTACAGAGCCAAGAGTTACTCTCTGGACAACGTAGTGAAGCGACTTAAACTGGGACATTTCGATCACCATAGAGCTTATGAGGATGCGAAGGTTACTGCAGAGGTCCTTAAGAAATTCCTTCAGCAAGCAAAGAAGAGAGGAGTCGAGAAGGTTAACGAGTTGGAAAAGCTGAGAAAGAACCAGAATCTCGACTCGCTGAAGCCTGTTCACATAAGTATTCTTTCAAAGAACAGGAAAGGTCTTGAAAATCTCTACAAGTTGGTCACTGCATCACACACCAAGTACTTCTACATGAAGCCAAGGATACCAAAGAGCTTGCTTACTGATTTCCGAGAAGGTCTTCTCATAGGTAGTGCGTGTATTTCAGGAGAGCTTTCCAAGGCATATATAGGTGGTGCGAGTGTAGATGAGCTCGAGGAAATCGCAAAGTTCTATGATTACATTGAAGTCATGCCGCTCGATAATATTGACACATCAGAGGGCGAGACTAGTATGTCTAAAGAGACGCTGATAAAGATGTATCGAGAGTTTTATAAAGTTGGGAAAAAACTAAATATCCCAGTTGTGATGACCGGTGACGTACATTTTGTCAATCCACATGACGATATTTATAGAGCAGCAATAAACGCGGCCCAGGACTATGACAACTTTCAGAATCAACCTTCTCTTTATCTCCACACTACCGAAGAGATGATTGGCAAAGCTCTGGAAATCTTTGAAGACGAGGGGATCGCTAAAGAAATCGTTGTCGATAATTCGAGATTAATCGCTTCGCAAATCGAAAACGTTGTCCCGATTGAGGGTAAGCTGCACCCACCCGTAATCGAAGGCGCCGATGAAGAAGTAAGGAAGATGGCCATTGAAAATGCAGAAAGGCTTTATGGAAAGCCTTTACCTGATATTGTAGAAAAGAGGCTGAATCGGGAGCTTGAGGCGATAATTGGTCACGGCTATGCCGTTCTGTATCTCATCGCGCAGAAAATGGTCAAGAAATCTAATGAGGATGGCTATGTGGTTGGTTCTAGAGGGTCGGTGGGGAGTTCGCTCGTGGCCAATGTTATCGGTATTACTGAGGTTAACCCTCTTCCACCACATTATCTATGCCCCGAGTGTGGTAAATCAGTATTCCCGGAAACCGATCTGGAATCCGGTTATGATCTACCCGCTATGAAGTGTCCTGGATGTGGAAATGAAATGTTGAAGAACGGTCAGAGCATACCATTCGAGACCTTTCTCGGATTCGAAGGAGACAAGGTTCCCGATATCGATCTTAACTTTTCCGGGGAGTATCAAGAGAAGGCCCATTCATTCATTGAAGAATTGTTTGGCAGAGACCATGTTTTCAGAGCCGGTACAATATCCACAGTTGCTGAGAGAACGGCTTTCGGTTTTGTCAGGGCTTATTCGGAGAAGAGCGGCAAAACTCTACGGAGAGCAGAGCAGGAGAGAATTGCCCGTGGAATAGTTGGAGTAAAGAGGACGACCGGACAGCATCCCGGTGGATTGATGATCGTTCCTAAAGACATGGATGTTCATAACTTTACCCCTGTACAACATCCCGCAAACGATACAAAAAGCTCGATACTAACCACACATTTCGCATATGAAGTCATCCACGACGATTTGGTCAAAATAGATGCACTGGGACACGACGATCCCACCTTCATAAAAATGCTGAAGGACATCACGGGAGTGGATCCCGAGAAAATTCCGATGGACGATGAGGAAACCCTTGGGATTTTTTCCTCACTGAAGCCTCTTGGCTTGCGATTTCACGAGCTTGGAACGGATGTGGGGACACTTGGGATCCCTGAATTCGGTACTACCTTTGTTCGAAGCATGCTTTCAGATACGAGACCCTCTACTTTTGGCGAGCTTGTAAGGATATCGGGCCTGTCTCATGGGACTGATGTTTGGCTTAACAACGCGAAGGATATCATCACTTCGGGACATGCTTCATTGTCGCAGGTTATTGCCTGTAGGGATGACATCATGAATTATCTAATTGGCAAGGGAATGGAGCCAAAAGAGGCCTTCAAGATTATGGAAAAGGTCAGAAAGGGTAAGGGTCTCAGCAAGGAAGATGAAATAGAGGTAAGATCTTGCGGTGCTCCTGAATGGTTCATGAATTCGTGTAAGAAGATCAAGTACCTCTTTCCCCGGGCGCATGCCGCCGCTTACGTGAGCATGGGTTACAGAGTCGCTTACTTCAAGGTGCACTTTCCTCTTGCCTTCTACAGCACCTACTTTTCGATCAAGGGCGGGGAATTTGATATAGACATCTGTACTTCCGACATAAATTCAATCAAGAAAGAGATAGTTCGATTAAGGTCCGATCAAGATAGAAATGTCAAGGACAGAGCGAAGGAGACACTTCTTGAAGTTGTTATGGAAATGAAACTGAGAGGATTTTCTTTTCTCAATGTGGATCTTATGGAGTCCCACCCTACGAGGTTCTTGATTGAGGGGAATTCACTAAGAATTCCCCTTAATAGGCTTCAAAACATGGGCGACAAAGCGGCAAGATCAGTTGAAGTTGAGAGAGAGAAAAGGCCGTTTTCATCGGTTGAGGATTTGATCCGCAGAACTGCTCTTAACAAGACAAGTGTTGAGATGTTAAGAAAATACGGAGCTTTGAAGAATCTGGCCGAGAAAGAACAGATCAGACTGTTCTGA